From a single Asticcacaulis sp. MM231 genomic region:
- the ppa gene encoding inorganic diphosphatase has translation MNIDKISVGPNAPWDVHAVIEIPQGGMPVKYEMDKDSGALFVDRFLYTSMYYPGNYGFIPHTLADDGDPCDVMVVGPTPVYPGVVIRVRPIGALIMEDEAGKDEKILAVPVDKLHPYYTNVQSYRQMPSILIDQITHFFAHYKDLEKNKMTHVTGWVEPEEAAQLIRDGQERLARKVG, from the coding sequence ATGAATATCGATAAAATCTCCGTTGGCCCGAACGCACCCTGGGACGTCCACGCTGTTATCGAAATACCGCAAGGCGGTATGCCGGTGAAGTACGAAATGGACAAGGATTCCGGCGCTCTGTTCGTCGACCGCTTCCTTTATACCTCGATGTACTATCCGGGTAACTACGGCTTCATCCCCCACACCCTGGCTGACGATGGCGATCCGTGCGACGTCATGGTGGTGGGCCCGACACCGGTCTATCCGGGCGTTGTCATCCGCGTGCGCCCGATCGGCGCGCTGATCATGGAAGACGAAGCCGGCAAGGACGAAAAGATCCTGGCCGTGCCGGTCGATAAGCTGCACCCCTATTACACCAACGTGCAGAGCTATCGCCAGATGCCGTCGATCCTGATCGACCAGATCACCCACTTCTTTGCTCACTACAAGGATTTGGAAAAGAACAAGATGACCCATGTGACCGGTTGGGTCGAGCCTGAAGAGGCCGCACAACTGATCCGTGACGGCCAGGAACGCCTGGCCCGTAAGGTCGGCTAG